The following proteins are co-located in the Pseudarthrobacter siccitolerans genome:
- a CDS encoding nitrite/sulfite reductase: protein MTDTALAGASADTAAPKRPARPSRPAAKPHGQWKVDGKTPLNANETWKQEDDGLNVRERIETIYSKEGFDAIPGQDLHGRFRWWGLYTQRKPGIDGGKTATLEPHELEDKYFMLRVRIDGGALTTEQLRVIGQISVDFARDSADLTDRQNIQLHWIRVEDIPEIWTRLEGVGLSTTEACGDVPRVILGSPVAGIAKDEIIDPTPLIAELGERFIGNPLLSNLPRKYKTAITGHPSQDVVHEINDCAFVGIEHPELGIGYDLWVGGALSTNPMLGKRLGAFVKPDQAADVWLGVTSIFRDYGYRRMRTKARLKFLLADWGPEKFRQILEDEYLGYKLADGPAAPKPATPGDHVGVHEQKDGKFFIGATPLAGRLSGAGLVKLADTLEARGSYRLRTTPHQKLVVLDVEKDQVEPLVAELDALGLSARPSVFRRGTIACTGIEYCKLAIVETKHTAATAVAELERRLADLAGSGQLPQALSLHINGCPNSCARIQTADIGLKGMMLPTPDGDPSPGFQVHLGGGLASNDREEAGLGRTVRGLKVYVDDLPDYVERVVRTFVAQRAEGQTFAEWAHAADEEALQ, encoded by the coding sequence ATGACTGATACAGCTCTAGCCGGAGCGTCCGCGGACACCGCCGCCCCGAAGCGCCCGGCCCGCCCGTCCCGACCCGCCGCAAAACCGCACGGTCAGTGGAAAGTGGACGGCAAGACGCCGCTGAACGCCAACGAAACCTGGAAACAGGAAGACGACGGCCTTAACGTGCGCGAGCGTATCGAGACCATCTACTCCAAAGAGGGCTTTGACGCCATCCCCGGCCAGGACCTGCACGGCCGGTTCCGCTGGTGGGGCCTTTACACCCAGCGCAAGCCCGGGATCGACGGCGGCAAGACGGCAACCCTTGAGCCGCACGAGCTCGAGGACAAGTACTTTATGCTCCGGGTGAGGATCGACGGCGGTGCGCTCACCACCGAGCAGCTGCGCGTCATCGGCCAGATCTCCGTTGACTTCGCCCGCGACTCGGCCGACCTCACGGACCGCCAGAACATCCAGCTGCACTGGATCCGCGTGGAGGACATCCCCGAGATCTGGACCCGCCTGGAAGGTGTTGGCCTGTCCACCACCGAGGCCTGCGGCGACGTTCCGCGCGTCATCCTGGGATCGCCCGTGGCCGGCATCGCCAAGGACGAGATCATCGACCCCACCCCGCTCATCGCCGAGCTGGGGGAGCGGTTCATCGGCAACCCGCTGCTGTCCAACCTGCCGCGCAAGTACAAGACCGCAATCACCGGCCACCCCAGCCAGGACGTGGTCCACGAGATCAACGACTGCGCCTTTGTGGGCATTGAGCACCCCGAACTGGGAATCGGCTACGACCTGTGGGTGGGCGGCGCGCTGTCCACCAACCCGATGCTCGGCAAGCGCCTGGGCGCATTCGTGAAGCCGGACCAGGCCGCCGATGTGTGGCTGGGCGTCACCAGCATCTTCCGCGACTACGGTTACCGCCGCATGCGCACCAAGGCACGCCTGAAATTCCTTCTGGCCGACTGGGGTCCGGAGAAGTTCCGCCAGATCCTGGAGGACGAATACCTGGGCTACAAGCTCGCTGATGGCCCCGCCGCCCCCAAACCGGCCACCCCCGGTGACCACGTGGGCGTGCACGAGCAGAAGGACGGCAAGTTCTTCATCGGTGCCACCCCGCTGGCCGGCCGTCTCTCCGGCGCCGGGCTGGTCAAGCTCGCCGACACCCTGGAGGCCCGCGGCTCCTACCGGCTGCGCACCACCCCGCACCAGAAGCTCGTTGTCCTGGACGTCGAAAAGGACCAGGTCGAGCCCCTGGTGGCCGAGCTGGACGCCCTCGGCCTGTCCGCCCGCCCGTCCGTGTTCCGCCGCGGCACCATCGCCTGCACCGGTATCGAATACTGCAAGCTGGCCATCGTGGAGACCAAGCACACGGCCGCCACCGCGGTTGCCGAACTGGAACGCCGCCTCGCGGACCTCGCGGGCTCGGGCCAGTTGCCGCAGGCACTGTCGCTGCACATCAACGGTTGCCCCAACTCCTGCGCCCGCATCCAGACCGCGGACATCGGCCTCAAGGGCATGATGCTGCCAACGCCCGACGGCGACCCCTCCCCGGGTTTCCAGGTCCACCTGGGCGGCGGGCTGGCGTCAAACGACCGTGAGGAAGCGGGCCTGGGCCGCACCGTCCGCGGCCTCAAGGTCTACGTTGACGACCTGCCCGACTACGTGGAGCGCGTAGTCCGCACCTTCGTAGCCCAGCGCGCCGAAGGCCAGACCTTCGCCGAGTGGGCCCACGCAGCAGACGAGGAGGCACTCCAGTGA
- a CDS encoding sirohydrochlorin chelatase, whose amino-acid sequence MNSPIMIACAHGTSNTQGAAEVTALRDGIAALRPGLDVREAYVDVQQPDLVDVVAGLPAGESAVVVPLLLSVGYHVKVDIARAVKSRPGSAAAAPLGPDPRLAALLDQRLREAGVTDRDVIVLAAAGSSNPKAAVSVQELLGQLQELRPNRMVAAYGASAKPSVPDAVAMLREELEGGAGAGESAGAVDVGGRVVIASYLLAPGFFHDQLAKAGADVVTEPLLPSPVLAEIALERYDAAVAKAREAAAAPTGTPAGAPGDATTGAPAPPAANTQEVGFFKAVRRFVTKYFPR is encoded by the coding sequence ATGAACAGCCCCATCATGATCGCCTGCGCCCATGGGACGTCCAACACACAAGGCGCCGCGGAGGTCACCGCCCTGCGCGATGGCATTGCGGCGCTCCGCCCCGGCCTCGATGTCCGCGAAGCCTACGTGGACGTCCAGCAGCCGGACCTGGTGGACGTGGTGGCGGGGCTGCCGGCGGGGGAGTCCGCCGTGGTTGTGCCCCTGCTGCTGAGCGTGGGTTACCACGTGAAGGTGGACATCGCGCGGGCGGTGAAGAGCCGGCCCGGCAGTGCGGCCGCGGCGCCGCTGGGTCCTGATCCCCGCCTCGCCGCCCTCCTCGACCAGCGGCTGCGCGAGGCCGGCGTCACGGACCGCGATGTGATCGTCCTGGCCGCCGCTGGCTCGTCCAACCCCAAGGCCGCCGTCAGCGTCCAGGAACTGCTGGGCCAGCTTCAGGAGCTGCGGCCCAACCGGATGGTGGCCGCCTATGGTGCCTCCGCCAAGCCTTCAGTGCCCGACGCCGTCGCGATGCTTCGCGAGGAACTGGAGGGGGGTGCCGGGGCGGGGGAGTCCGCGGGGGCTGTCGACGTCGGTGGGCGCGTGGTGATTGCCTCCTACCTGCTGGCGCCGGGCTTCTTCCACGACCAGCTCGCCAAGGCGGGGGCCGACGTTGTTACGGAACCCCTGCTGCCGTCGCCCGTGCTTGCGGAGATCGCGCTGGAGCGGTACGACGCCGCTGTCGCGAAGGCCCGTGAAGCCGCCGCTGCACCCACTGGAACACCCGCTGGAGCCCCTGGCGACGCAACAACCGGGGCCCCTGCACCACCAGCGGCAAATACACAGGAGGTGGGCTTCTTCAAGGCCGTCCGGCGTTTCGTGACGAAATATTTCCCTAGGTGA
- a CDS encoding trimeric intracellular cation channel family protein: MTFAFDNAPVWLDLLGVFFFAVSGSLLAARKQIDIVGSLLLASLVGLGGGVIRDIILAVVPAAFTNPAYLVPPLLATVLVYFLFSSVQRYTSLLTLFDAGGLALFCMTGTLKALATGLNPVASVLLGVTTAVGGGLLRDVTANEVPQLFNPKDIYALPAFLGAAMTAVLWVLGVFNVLTAAVIAAAVFTFRVLAWRRSWQAPLAVRGWHRAGAGPGESAGRD; this comes from the coding sequence ATGACATTCGCCTTTGACAACGCGCCGGTGTGGCTGGATCTGCTGGGCGTTTTCTTCTTTGCCGTCTCGGGTTCGCTGCTCGCGGCGCGGAAGCAGATCGACATTGTGGGGTCGCTGTTGCTGGCTTCCCTGGTGGGCCTTGGCGGCGGCGTGATCCGCGACATCATCCTTGCTGTGGTCCCTGCTGCCTTCACCAATCCTGCGTACCTGGTGCCGCCGCTGCTGGCCACGGTCCTGGTGTATTTCCTGTTCTCCAGTGTCCAGCGGTACACGTCGCTGCTGACCCTGTTCGACGCCGGCGGGCTGGCCTTGTTCTGCATGACCGGCACACTTAAGGCGCTGGCTACCGGCCTGAATCCGGTGGCGTCAGTGCTTCTGGGAGTGACGACGGCGGTGGGCGGCGGCCTATTGCGGGACGTCACCGCCAACGAGGTTCCTCAGCTTTTCAATCCCAAGGACATCTACGCCCTGCCGGCCTTCCTGGGTGCCGCAATGACGGCCGTACTGTGGGTCCTGGGCGTGTTCAACGTGCTGACGGCAGCAGTCATCGCGGCCGCGGTGTTCACGTTCCGCGTCCTGGCCTGGCGCCGCTCCTGGCAGGCCCCGCTGGCCGTTCGCGGGTGGCACCGGGCAGGGGCTGGCCCCGGCGAATCGGCGGGCCGGGATTAG
- a CDS encoding type IV toxin-antitoxin system AbiEi family antitoxin domain-containing protein produces the protein MDLTRFLKHAGAVARTATLLQAGFTDRSIRNAVAAGEMRRLRHGVVALPDAPADLVGAVLGNGVLTCASAAVHRGLWVLHEPQALHLLCRHAGPKDAVVHRESLAPHNGPRPVASTTDILLHSLRCLPAVEAAVMVESAARQGVTTLGYLRERLPGKRNGAARRALDLVDGTADSAIEVVARILFRSEGIHTETQVELPGIGIVDFLLEGFLIVEIDGGTHLEPRQVKKDRVRNNASTLTGYAVLRYGYAEVVYNPQKIVDEVWQVLRGRVVR, from the coding sequence ATGGACCTCACCCGTTTCCTTAAACACGCCGGTGCTGTTGCCCGCACCGCCACCCTCCTGCAGGCCGGATTCACGGACCGCAGCATCCGCAATGCAGTGGCAGCGGGCGAAATGCGCCGTCTTCGGCATGGAGTGGTCGCTCTGCCGGACGCTCCCGCGGACTTGGTGGGTGCGGTCCTGGGGAACGGCGTGCTCACGTGCGCCTCTGCTGCGGTTCACCGCGGGCTCTGGGTGTTGCATGAACCGCAGGCCTTGCACTTGTTGTGCCGCCATGCCGGCCCCAAGGATGCGGTGGTTCACCGGGAGTCCCTGGCTCCGCACAATGGGCCGCGGCCGGTTGCCAGTACCACCGACATCCTCCTACACAGCCTGCGCTGCCTTCCGGCGGTGGAAGCCGCCGTCATGGTGGAAAGCGCTGCGCGGCAAGGCGTGACCACCCTTGGCTACCTGCGGGAACGGCTGCCGGGTAAGCGGAATGGTGCCGCCAGAAGGGCGCTGGACCTGGTTGACGGTACCGCCGACTCCGCGATCGAGGTAGTGGCCCGCATCCTTTTTCGCAGCGAAGGAATCCACACCGAGACGCAGGTGGAGCTGCCGGGAATCGGCATCGTGGACTTCCTGCTGGAGGGCTTCCTGATTGTGGAGATCGACGGCGGCACGCACCTCGAGCCCCGCCAGGTCAAGAAGGACCGGGTCAGGAACAACGCGAGCACCCTCACCGGCTATGCGGTGCTCCGATATGGCTACGCGGAGGTGGTTTACAACCCGCAGAAGATCGTTGACGAGGTGTGGCAGGTGCTGCGGGGCAGGGTTGTGCGCTGA
- a CDS encoding polyprenyl synthetase family protein, with product MTNPADHSWTHAGHGLPDSEPSLNTTAIATGLQLPAGFAAIAGDAELGPAITNNLARVEKKLREAIANSDPLADATSRHLVEAGGKRIRPLLTLLCAHLGDASLPAVVQAAVVVELTHLATLYHDDVMDSAPFRRGAPTAHEVWGNSVAVLTGDLIFARASILVSELGSRALGIQARTFERLCLGQLHETVGPRPDEDPVEHYLSVIADKTGSLVAASGQLGAIFAGADPSYESVLVEYGEKVGVAFQLADDVIDVTGIKVKSGKSPGTDLREGVPTLPVLLLRKAALDGDQSAVELLKLIDGDLSSDEALAEAVAGLREHPVTAESWVVARRWSDEAIAALAPLPDGVVKESLSNFAVAVVDRAS from the coding sequence GTGACCAACCCCGCAGACCACAGCTGGACGCACGCCGGACACGGCCTGCCGGACTCCGAACCCAGCCTGAACACCACCGCCATCGCCACCGGCCTGCAGCTGCCCGCGGGGTTCGCCGCCATCGCCGGGGATGCCGAGCTGGGGCCGGCCATCACCAACAACCTGGCCCGGGTGGAGAAGAAGCTCCGCGAAGCCATCGCCAACTCGGACCCGCTGGCTGACGCGACGTCGCGCCACCTGGTGGAGGCCGGCGGCAAGCGGATCCGGCCGCTGCTGACGCTCCTCTGCGCACACCTGGGTGACGCGTCCCTTCCCGCCGTGGTGCAGGCCGCCGTCGTGGTGGAACTGACGCACCTGGCAACCCTCTACCACGACGACGTGATGGACTCCGCTCCGTTCCGCCGCGGTGCGCCCACGGCCCACGAGGTGTGGGGCAACTCGGTGGCTGTCCTCACCGGCGACCTGATTTTTGCGCGTGCTTCCATCCTGGTGTCCGAACTCGGCTCCCGGGCACTGGGCATCCAGGCCCGCACCTTCGAGCGGCTGTGCCTGGGCCAGCTTCACGAAACCGTAGGGCCGCGGCCGGACGAGGACCCGGTGGAGCACTACCTGTCGGTCATCGCGGACAAGACCGGCTCCCTGGTTGCTGCTTCCGGGCAGCTCGGTGCCATCTTCGCCGGGGCCGACCCCTCCTACGAATCCGTGCTGGTGGAGTACGGCGAGAAGGTGGGTGTGGCCTTCCAGCTTGCCGACGACGTCATTGACGTAACGGGCATCAAGGTCAAGTCCGGCAAGTCCCCGGGCACGGACCTGCGCGAAGGGGTTCCCACCCTGCCGGTGCTGCTCCTGCGCAAGGCTGCCCTCGATGGTGACCAGTCCGCCGTCGAACTTCTGAAGCTGATTGACGGGGACCTGAGTTCGGATGAAGCACTGGCCGAGGCCGTTGCGGGCCTGCGCGAGCACCCGGTCACTGCCGAATCGTGGGTAGTGGCGCGCCGGTGGTCCGACGAAGCCATCGCTGCGTTGGCCCCGCTGCCCGACGGCGTGGTCAAGGAATCGCTGTCCAACTTCGCGGTGGCTGTGGTGGACCGCGCCAGCTAG
- a CDS encoding geranylgeranyl reductase family protein → MKVLIVGAGPAGSTAAYYLARAGLDVTVLEKTSFPREKVCGDGLTPRAVREIQKLGLPHPDDDGWRRNKGLRLIAGGRTVELPWPEVSDFPQYGLIRTRLGFDEELARHAQAAGAEILERHSVTEALRDDDGRVTGVRAAVLDESGRKTGQTHEFSADVVLAADGNSTRTAVSLGIQKRDDRPLGVAVRTYFTSPRTDDDWMEGWLELPGRDGKLLPGYGWVFGVGDGTSNVGLGILNSSKEFGKLDYKQVLREWTAGMPAEWGFTPENQVGEIRGAALPMGFNRTPHYSPGMLLLGDAGGMVSPFNGEGISYAMESARFAAEFIIDASSRRASSGGTYDADAHLARYADYVREQWGSHFTLGRAFAALIGKPAVMKLALRTGMPIPVLMRFVVRLLANLTDPAAKGFEDRVIRVLESLVPATSNTSATPSASNQRYPQQKVRVNP, encoded by the coding sequence GTGAAAGTACTGATTGTCGGCGCGGGCCCGGCCGGCTCCACCGCCGCGTACTACCTTGCCAGGGCGGGCCTGGACGTCACCGTCTTGGAGAAGACGAGCTTTCCGCGTGAGAAGGTTTGCGGCGACGGCCTCACCCCGCGGGCCGTCCGTGAAATCCAGAAGCTGGGCCTGCCGCACCCTGACGACGACGGCTGGCGCCGCAACAAGGGCCTTCGCCTGATCGCCGGCGGCCGCACGGTTGAGCTGCCCTGGCCCGAGGTGTCCGACTTCCCGCAGTACGGCCTGATCCGCACCCGGCTCGGCTTCGACGAGGAACTGGCCCGCCATGCCCAGGCGGCCGGCGCCGAAATCCTTGAGCGCCACAGCGTCACTGAAGCGCTGCGGGACGACGACGGCCGGGTCACCGGCGTCCGGGCCGCCGTCCTGGACGAGTCCGGACGCAAGACGGGGCAGACGCACGAGTTCAGTGCCGACGTCGTTCTCGCCGCTGACGGCAACTCCACGCGAACCGCCGTGTCGCTCGGCATCCAGAAGCGCGACGACCGCCCACTGGGGGTGGCGGTGCGTACGTATTTCACCTCGCCGCGCACTGACGACGACTGGATGGAAGGCTGGCTTGAGCTTCCCGGCCGCGACGGAAAACTGTTGCCCGGTTACGGCTGGGTGTTCGGCGTGGGCGACGGCACCTCCAACGTGGGCCTGGGCATCCTGAACTCGTCCAAGGAATTCGGCAAGCTCGACTACAAGCAGGTCCTGCGCGAATGGACCGCCGGCATGCCGGCCGAATGGGGCTTCACGCCGGAAAACCAGGTGGGCGAGATCCGCGGGGCCGCGCTGCCTATGGGCTTCAACCGCACCCCGCATTACTCGCCGGGCATGCTCCTGCTGGGCGACGCGGGCGGCATGGTCTCCCCGTTCAATGGCGAGGGCATCTCCTACGCCATGGAGTCGGCCCGCTTCGCTGCTGAGTTCATTATCGACGCCTCCTCGCGCCGTGCCTCCTCGGGCGGAACGTACGACGCCGACGCGCACCTCGCGCGCTACGCGGACTATGTGCGTGAGCAGTGGGGCTCGCACTTCACCCTGGGCCGGGCGTTCGCCGCCCTGATCGGCAAGCCAGCCGTTATGAAGCTTGCGCTGCGTACCGGCATGCCCATCCCGGTACTCATGCGGTTCGTGGTCCGGCTCCTGGCCAACCTCACGGACCCCGCCGCCAAGGGCTTCGAGGACCGGGTGATCCGGGTTCTGGAGTCGCTGGTTCCGGCCACATCCAATACATCCGCCACTCCGTCGGCTTCGAATCAGCGGTATCCGCAACAAAAAGTTAGGGTTAACCCGTGA
- a CDS encoding demethylmenaquinone methyltransferase: MNRASLDKRPDEVATMFDDVAPKYDVVNDVLSMGQTRRWRKVVVEAMEVSRGQRVLDLAAGTGTSSEPYADAGIDVVACDFSLGMLKVGKRRRPDIDFIAGDATNLPFADNTFDATTISFGLRNVNEPKKALQEMLRVTKPGGRLVIAEFSQPVVPLWRTMYTEYLMRALPAIAVKVASNPDAYVYLAESIRAWPDQDHLAVWLQDAGWDNVTYRNLTGGIVAVHRAFKPASASNGGAAAIAAHKGPVAKLRRNITR, encoded by the coding sequence GTGAACCGAGCATCCTTGGATAAGCGTCCGGACGAAGTAGCCACGATGTTTGACGACGTCGCACCCAAATACGACGTAGTCAACGATGTCCTGTCGATGGGGCAGACCCGCCGCTGGCGCAAGGTTGTGGTGGAAGCCATGGAAGTCTCCAGGGGGCAGCGGGTCCTGGATCTGGCGGCTGGCACCGGCACGTCGAGCGAGCCATATGCCGATGCAGGCATAGATGTGGTGGCGTGCGACTTCTCCCTCGGAATGCTCAAGGTCGGCAAGCGCCGCCGCCCGGACATCGACTTCATCGCCGGTGACGCCACCAACCTGCCGTTCGCCGACAATACCTTCGACGCCACCACCATCTCCTTCGGCCTGCGCAACGTCAACGAGCCCAAGAAGGCTCTGCAGGAGATGCTCCGCGTCACCAAGCCCGGCGGCCGTCTGGTCATCGCCGAGTTCTCACAGCCCGTGGTCCCGCTCTGGCGCACCATGTACACGGAATACCTGATGCGTGCCCTGCCGGCCATCGCCGTGAAGGTCGCCTCCAATCCGGACGCCTACGTCTACCTCGCCGAGTCCATCCGCGCCTGGCCGGACCAGGACCACCTGGCCGTGTGGCTTCAGGATGCCGGCTGGGACAACGTCACCTACCGCAACCTGACCGGCGGCATCGTGGCCGTCCACCGCGCCTTCAAGCCCGCTTCGGCGTCCAACGGCGGCGCTGCTGCCATCGCCGCGCACAAGGGCCCGGTGGCCAAGCTGCGCCGCAACATCACGCGCTGA
- a CDS encoding alpha/beta fold hydrolase, with product MDSEVRILQLNTGITVPCLLQGDPHAKPLLLLHAWGESRRSFDRLVPLLPEFRIAAPDLRGQGDADKPGNGYSLKDQAADAAAILDALQLESAAVLGSSSGGYVAQQLAVGDPDRVDALVLVGAPLTLHGRPAFADEVDALADPVDEDWVRESLLWFPLGRPVPEWYLEDRVRDGMKVPAHVWKSVLQGLCEATPPTEAGAISAPALILRGEQDGLLPRAGHETLAARIPRSILKSYPGVGHLVLWEVPEQVAADTRAFLQ from the coding sequence ATGGACTCCGAGGTCCGCATCCTTCAGCTCAATACCGGGATCACGGTGCCGTGCCTGCTGCAGGGCGACCCCCACGCGAAGCCCCTGCTGCTGCTGCATGCGTGGGGCGAATCGCGCCGGAGCTTCGACCGGCTGGTCCCGCTCCTTCCGGAATTCAGGATCGCAGCGCCGGACCTGCGCGGCCAGGGAGACGCGGACAAACCAGGGAACGGCTACTCGCTAAAAGACCAGGCCGCGGACGCGGCGGCCATCCTCGATGCCCTGCAGCTGGAGTCCGCAGCCGTGCTGGGGTCCTCGAGCGGCGGCTATGTGGCGCAGCAGCTGGCGGTCGGTGATCCGGACCGCGTGGACGCGCTTGTGCTGGTGGGCGCACCCCTGACCCTGCACGGCAGGCCAGCGTTTGCGGACGAGGTTGACGCCCTGGCCGACCCGGTCGACGAGGACTGGGTGCGGGAGTCCCTGCTGTGGTTCCCGCTCGGGCGACCGGTACCTGAGTGGTATCTCGAGGACCGGGTGCGCGACGGAATGAAGGTGCCGGCGCACGTATGGAAATCGGTGCTTCAAGGGCTCTGCGAAGCAACACCGCCAACGGAAGCAGGAGCCATCAGCGCGCCCGCCCTGATCCTGCGCGGCGAACAGGACGGGCTCCTGCCCCGTGCAGGCCACGAAACCCTCGCGGCACGGATCCCGCGCTCAATCCTGAAGTCCTATCCCGGCGTCGGCCATCTGGTGCTTTGGGAGGTTCCGGAGCAGGTGGCGGCGGACACGAGGGCATTCCTGCAGTAG
- a CDS encoding isochorismate synthase codes for MTSTFRTLTVPLDGQQFAGGLPSFLVRDDVLCWTRREAGLVGFGEIARFTATGPERFLEADIWWRHLVLEAEISDSVGLPGTGPVAFGSFAFSKTSAHESRLIVPAIVVGVRDGQVWLTQLTFDDGPLTREGALAALDHWLGGGSAAGSTTAAADAAGDGTSGGLPARAGGAVVRPLPLAAGATLHTGSLNEEDWKAAVAAGVAEIRTGALEKLVLARDIVATVPTGVNAAKVLRELAGRYRECWTYGVDGLVGATPEMLIQVEGRTAQARVLAGTLDRRDAHGEDGLPMDYATRVLAGSEKQRHEHEIAIQSLTTQLAPFSEAMNAHDEPFILELPNVWHLASDVKAELAEVEGHVPTCLALINALHPTAAVCGTPTQVAGALIRKLEHLDRGPYAGPVGWLDAAGNGEWGIALRGAVIEGPDTVRLYAGCGIVDGSQPEAELAETWAKFRPMLESLGIKN; via the coding sequence ATGACCAGCACGTTCCGCACCTTGACAGTCCCCCTTGATGGCCAACAATTCGCCGGGGGGCTGCCGTCGTTTTTGGTCCGGGACGACGTCCTCTGCTGGACCCGCCGGGAGGCCGGACTGGTGGGATTCGGCGAGATCGCCCGCTTCACCGCCACCGGCCCCGAGCGCTTCCTCGAGGCGGACATCTGGTGGCGCCACCTCGTCCTCGAAGCCGAGATCTCGGACTCCGTGGGGCTTCCGGGCACAGGTCCCGTAGCCTTCGGCTCTTTCGCTTTCTCCAAAACATCGGCCCACGAGTCCCGGCTGATCGTGCCCGCCATTGTGGTGGGCGTCCGCGACGGCCAGGTCTGGCTCACCCAGCTGACGTTCGACGACGGTCCCCTCACCAGGGAAGGCGCCCTCGCCGCCCTGGACCACTGGCTGGGCGGCGGTTCCGCAGCCGGCAGCACGACGGCGGCAGCGGACGCTGCGGGGGACGGCACCTCCGGAGGTCTTCCCGCCCGCGCGGGCGGCGCCGTCGTACGTCCCCTGCCCCTGGCTGCCGGGGCAACCCTGCATACGGGCTCGCTCAACGAGGAGGACTGGAAGGCGGCGGTCGCCGCGGGGGTGGCCGAGATCCGGACCGGGGCGCTGGAAAAGCTGGTGCTCGCGCGCGACATCGTGGCCACCGTGCCCACCGGCGTCAATGCCGCGAAGGTGCTGCGGGAACTCGCCGGGCGGTACCGCGAATGCTGGACGTACGGCGTGGACGGCCTGGTGGGCGCGACGCCGGAGATGCTGATCCAGGTGGAGGGGCGGACTGCGCAGGCGCGCGTTCTGGCCGGCACTTTGGACCGCCGTGATGCCCACGGCGAAGACGGGCTTCCCATGGACTACGCCACCCGGGTCCTGGCGGGGTCGGAGAAGCAGCGGCACGAACACGAGATCGCCATCCAGTCGTTGACCACCCAGCTGGCGCCGTTTTCCGAGGCAATGAACGCCCACGACGAGCCATTCATCCTGGAGCTGCCGAACGTGTGGCACCTGGCGTCGGACGTGAAGGCCGAGCTGGCTGAGGTGGAAGGCCACGTGCCCACCTGCCTGGCGCTGATCAACGCTCTGCACCCGACGGCCGCCGTCTGCGGCACTCCCACCCAGGTGGCCGGCGCCCTGATCCGCAAGCTGGAGCACCTGGACCGCGGGCCGTACGCCGGGCCGGTCGGATGGCTGGACGCCGCCGGAAACGGTGAATGGGGCATCGCGCTGCGCGGCGCCGTTATCGAAGGGCCGGACACTGTCCGTCTATATGCCGGCTGCGGAATAGTCGACGGTTCGCAGCCGGAAGCCGAACTCGCCGAGACCTGGGCGAAGTTCCGCCCGATGCTCGAATCCCTGGGAATCAAGAACTAA
- a CDS encoding ABC transporter substrate-binding protein: MQLKSLATAKLTAKAAALFAVGALTLTACGGGSSTPAASQGGVQLINSGKLTVCSDIPYEPFEFEKDGKTVGYDVDIANEVAKDLGAELSIVDSSFEAIETGTALTQCDLGISSISITDTRKSVMDFSSPYLDDDLALVASDSSGIKSLDDAKGKKVGVQQATTGADYAKDKGIEAQQFEDTGLLVQALQAGTIDAALGNQSVLGYAIKDNPKFKSVEDFATGEQLGISIKKGNTAMAEKVNGTLKRLTDDGTLEKFKTTWFGETAK; encoded by the coding sequence ATGCAGCTCAAGTCCCTGGCCACGGCCAAATTGACCGCCAAGGCAGCAGCACTCTTCGCCGTTGGCGCCCTCACCCTCACTGCCTGCGGCGGCGGAAGCTCCACCCCGGCAGCGTCCCAAGGCGGCGTCCAGCTCATCAACTCCGGCAAGCTCACGGTCTGCTCTGATATCCCGTATGAGCCTTTCGAGTTCGAGAAGGACGGGAAGACAGTCGGCTACGACGTCGACATTGCGAATGAGGTGGCGAAGGACCTCGGCGCCGAACTGAGCATCGTGGACAGCTCCTTCGAGGCCATCGAAACCGGCACCGCCCTGACCCAGTGCGATCTGGGCATCTCCTCCATCTCCATCACGGACACCCGTAAGTCCGTCATGGACTTCTCCAGCCCGTACCTTGATGACGACCTGGCCCTGGTTGCCAGCGACAGCTCCGGCATCAAGAGCCTGGACGATGCCAAGGGCAAGAAGGTCGGCGTCCAGCAGGCCACCACCGGCGCCGACTACGCCAAGGACAAGGGAATCGAAGCCCAGCAGTTCGAGGACACCGGCCTCCTGGTCCAGGCACTGCAGGCCGGCACCATCGACGCGGCACTTGGCAACCAGTCCGTGCTGGGCTACGCCATCAAGGACAACCCCAAGTTCAAGAGCGTTGAGGACTTTGCCACCGGCGAGCAGCTTGGCATCTCCATTAAGAAGGGCAACACCGCTATGGCGGAGAAGGTCAACGGCACCCTGAAGCGCCTGACCGACGACGGCACGCTGGAGAAGTTCAAGACCACCTGGTTCGGCGAGACCGCCAAGTAG